taataccatagtttaattttattcttattatttgcaGTTAGGTTATCTATTACTAGATGATCCACGTTACATAGAAAAAACTATAGAAAATTATCCATTACGCTTACTGACATTcttgaaaaatgaattaaaccaGTATCGCAGATCATTAAATATTCCTTATTCCACACCATTATCAAGGTATCtacaaagatataatattgttgaaatgtatttggacaatattttagaaagtATAGATGACAGCAAGCTTCCATTTgaggtaatttaattattcaaaatttataaaattatatatatttcttctatgtttttatgttttaaatgataaatacattatttatatatatacgtattttttttcagatttttcaATGTCAGAATGTTAAAATCTTATCTCTCAAACACAATCACTTACGTCAAATACCAAGTGCGATTGGTCGACTAACAAAGCTTGAAGTGCTTATACTGACTGACAACTTATTAACTGTACAATCAATTCCTTTTACTCTAAAGTTTTGTGTTAATCTGAAGGAACTATATGTTGATGATAACCAACTTGAAGCATTACCTGGATTTTTAACAAGCATGAATCATTTAGAATTAGTTTATAGACTGGGTAATCGTAATTACTTCAAGTCGTTTTTTTTGTGGTATCACACTGATTATGATCATAGGTAATTTTagctttttacaaaatatttaatcaatataatattttaatacaatgtttatttgttattacagAGCTCGTAAAGAAATATGGAAAAACTATTGGATAAGAGGGGAAACAGGTTCAAAACAAGCTGTTTCATCTCTTTTAGACATTTGtgttgaacaaatattttcaagtgggattaatttttttaatgaagaaATCCCTGAAtccttaaaacattatatgtcTTTGACTtaccttaattataatatatgtaacttCTGTAATGTTGCAACTGACTGTTCAAAACcaggtt
This genomic stretch from Rhopalosiphum maidis isolate BTI-1 chromosome 3, ASM367621v3, whole genome shotgun sequence harbors:
- the LOC113559297 gene encoding uncharacterized protein LOC113559297, coding for MDIQFNSYEYHMIRKFTSMCYGSKCNLIDRIKIRNKISVWHEILTYLLSPDGILKIYKVECIPGENNDLGTSDSLPNYVIKRKLKAVIRGNEGHMVSSNVPLNLGYLLLDDPRYIEKTIENYPLRLLTFLKNELNQYRRSLNIPYSTPLSRYLQRYNIVEMYLDNILESIDDSKLPFEIFQCQNVKILSLKHNHLRQIPSAIGRLTKLEVLILTDNLLTVQSIPFTLKFCVNLKELYVDDNQLEALPGFLTSMNHLELVYRLGNRNYFKSFFLWYHTDYDHRARKEIWKNYWIRGETGSKQAVSSLLDICVEQIFSSGINFFNEEIPESLKHYMSLTYLNYNICNFCNVATDCSKPGYSTVTFLTPYLGNTCVPFQHWACSKECVLAIEGPAKKLQLEGAERLDHEYSHYIATSNKTAEKSNKKLKRNRCCIS